The nucleotide sequence GCCACAATTTCACGTTTCCTGTTGCAGCATTTGTGTTTTGATGGTGTTCGGCTTAAGCATGGAATCCTTGTTTGTGATAGTACCTGTAATTCACCGATACAGAGCTCTCGCACAGCATTATTGCATTCGGGTATCTTGTATCCACATTTCTGCTGAGCTGATGGCTTTTGAGAGGCAGTGCTCTAACCCTGTTACTTTACTTGCAAACTCAGGCAGTGCTGCAAGAGCAAAGCAGATGTAATACTGGTAgaatctctcttgtccggcactctcAGCACCTGACCAggactgaatgagagaatttgccggcccacaggaggtcaatattgcctagcacattaccaacccttccactgctcactgggctcttagaagatctttaggggtcaattacggctaaagaacagcccagaacattgagagccaggactggtggctggaaaccaactttatgggactgcaggaaagttggccacacccatgataagtggtcgtccggctaacgaaaatcatgccggGTTACagttgttgccagatgagagagttccagattagagaggttcaacctgcagttcaGAATGGAAAAAGGACGCTTAAAAAACCTGCaaggaaaggaaaagtgattATTATCCACAACTGGCTACAAAATTAACAAAGATTAAGGAAGCAGGAGAATTATGGTGGCTGTTTATGAACCTCTGTGTTGTGTAGATTTGAAATGCAATTCACCTCATTCATCTAGGGCTTCGAATAGCTTTTTTAAATTACttactccctttttttttttgctttattcaGGATTACTGCATGAGATCTTGCCCTGAGCGAAGTCCATGGCAGTAggactacacagcaaagttattctgaaataagagctgttattgtgaaataactttgctgttggcTGCACTACGCAaacgctattttgaaacaaataaataaattcaaaatagcggcacattatttcaaaatctgtaaacctcattgcaggaagaacagtacttatttcacaatagctgttctgaaataagtGCGAGTCCCTTAGCCccagcctttcgaaaggaggctaCTAATGagctactttggcagatgctaatgaggtattatTATGCTAAATATCATTATGcaaatgcatcatttgcataatgacagctgcacgCATTTCAggagtgctgctttcgaaacacacgctgccgatGTAGACaggaacctttcaaaaggacccccctggattttgaaagccccttcttcctaaactcaaatgggaagaaggggcttttgaagtctggggtgtcctttcgaaaggcccctgtctacaccagcagcgtgcgttttcaaaatggcattttcGAAACATGGGCAGTCGCCatgatgctaatggggcactgcacattcatggcatcACCTCGCTAGCATCtcccaaagtggctcattagcaccccactttcgaaaggcgGAGGCTAGCGTAGCCACGGCCTTTCTTAACAGCAGCTAATTCAAAATAGGTGCAGTAAACTCTGTCTGAACTGGCATTCcatcatccagcactctcagatAACCTTcgttttaaccgtaagtaaatttcagttacgtttCCTGTAAGTACAGGAGAGCGAAGGTCAatccaaataaatacagcacagcCAGTACGGCCATGTCAACATGCAgtaaaaacttccaaatggccatgctaatggccaaatggaagaatacgaGTGAGCCGCTGAAATGCAGCTCAGAGGAAGAAGAGGGTGTCGatgctggtggggtcctttcaaaaaaggtggAGATGAGCCACGTGGGAGCaaaccatggcacttttgaagtgccgcagctgctggcaggctaatgctaatgaagcactgaacatgcattAGTATTAgcttggctatttcaaagtttttagtaagtgttgacgtagcctgtaagtttacagtgtacaatacgaGCTACAGTACTAGTATGGCTGGTAAATAATACTCTGCttacatttttgttcatttcttaatagctcatcttgtttttctttagtgctatgtattgctagggatacctctctattacccccaatatctgaatatccagcaacctcccagtctcaggGCCGTCAGggatgaaagcgtttactgtattaTGAAATAGGCGCGATTTCAAAATATATGCGATGAGTTTAgacagtgtattttgaaatagctaagtgctgtttctATGCGGCACAATGTTATTGAggaatagttatttcagaataccttattttgaaatagggctgctgtgtaggggtgtgtctaccctagccggttacttcgaagtagccggcacaatgttgaaatagcacctgttgcgtctacacgcgccatgcgctatttcgatgttgaaatcgacgttaggcagcgagacgtcgaaatcgctattcccatccgaagatgggaatagtgccctacttcaacgttcaacgtcaaagtagggcatgtatagactatccgcatcctgctacgtcaaaatagcagggtcctccatggcggccatcagctgagaggttgagagacactctgtccagcccctgcggggctctatggtcgctctgtgcagcagcccttagcccaaggcttctggctgctgctgctgcagctgggggtccatgctgcgtgtaCGGGGTCTGCAAttggttgtcagctctgcagacctcgtgctgtgcaggccaagtgtttcttggaggggccccttaagggagaggttgcttttgccccagaagggctagtccagcctgtgaccccatctgcaggctttgctggccccttatttcgacggggagcgcttgtgtggcTGCGCTGACCTGGGGAAAGGTAGCTCAGCCAGGGGcataaatatgggacaattagcccctttgttaaaataagtagggactccttcctggcacctgaaatacaggactgtcccagcccAAATGGGCTAGATGGTCACCCTAGGCAGATATACTCACCCCACACCTGCTGGGCACACTGGGTACTTTCACCTGTGCCGACGGGAGCCACTCACCCGGTAGGCACTCACAAGAGTGtggtttctctccctcccccggcccaTAGGGTTGTTCACCCAGCAACGTCTCTCGCTTTTGCAAGCCACACTTAGTGATACGGGCCCCCCTGTCCTGTAGCAGCTCAAAGATCGGGTAGTGAGCTTTCAcattcgtctttaaggtgctacgggatgGTGTGGGTTTTGTGCAGTGGCAGAGAGAGCTGCACACAGAGCGTACATTCAGGGGAATATTTTACACACCCaccataaaaaacaaacaaaatccccaCAGCCGGATACTTTTCACGTGCGTGTCTGATGCTTCAGCCAATTTCTCTTTGTTCCCATTGGTGGCAAATTTCTGCACAGAGCCTCAACACAGCTCACCCACTGGCCTTGCCTgtttccagctccctgtcccGTCCCCCATGGGACCGTCAGCGTCCCTCCTGGAAACCACAGATTTCCATaggaaatgaggagctttggaacagagcaggacaagagccaatgtgatgttcaaatcaaaagaaagtggggatggtgaggccacgctctcagaaaaccatcctcccgCACTGTCCGCCAgattctcacatggaacccataaggacaatgcaaaagaggaagaccttggacaatgtggagaagatctactgacaGTGAATGACAACAAGTGGGGTCCTCTTGGGGTCAGAAGTTTTGTCTCACAACTGAGTGAAgttgaggagacttgtagatgacctatgctccaactAGGGTACAAAGGTTTAAGACAAGTCAAGTTGTAGGAGAACTGGAACGACAGACTAAGAAAAAGCTCAAGAGACAATGAATGGGGAGAAGCATCCAAATTTGTCAACCCACTCTTTGAGGAGCACATTTTTGCTTGGTCTCAAAGAAGAATAAGAAGAAACTACATCTCCTCCTGGGTGATAGCCCCCGCTCAGCCAATCAGGGTTGAGATCCtgaggggcaggaagctgaggactCTCATCAAACAGACCCAGGAATGGCCCAGGTCACAGGAAGAGATCACACttaggccctgccccacctcttcatGATGGCCCCCCACCATGAGAGTTGGGAGGCCAACCCCCTACTCCACTTACCCATCCAGCTCCTGGGGATGGGAATGGAAcaggagaaagaggaaaagaagccacaaaagaagaaaaagcagggagggatggaggaaaATGGAAACTCTCCTGTCCCCAGTGATTCTAAGGCACAAATTCCTAAGCGGGAAATcagcaagaaggcctgtggcGCCTTATtgaataacaattttttttttggagcgtaatctttcgtgggcaaagacctgcttcatcagatgcatgagatgaagcgggtcttttcccacgaaagcttgtgctccaaaatatctgttagtctataagctgccacaggatttctcgttgtttttgcggatacagagtAACTTGGCGACCCCTCTGATAAGTGGGAAATAAAATTCTGCCACCTCAATCTTGTGTTTTCCATGCCTAGAATTCATCCGGCATAAGGTGAATCATACTGAGCAGATTCCAAACCTTTCAGAGGCTCCTGGCTTCTCAACACCAATTTTGTCTATTTTGTAGGAAAAATAGGACAAAGGAAAGGAGAAAACTTGACAGAGGTTCCTGCTGGTGGTCATGTAACTTTGGTCGGGTATTTCATTGTCCTTCTCCAGtgccttaaaaaaataaaccccAGTTCTCAAAGAAAGGTAActggagacccagagttcagcCTCTAAGGATTTCCAGAAAGGAGGGCCCAGGGTCAGCCTCCTCACATTCAAATCCTAAAAGAAGCTAAAGGCATGAATGTAATCAAATAACTTTGTAAAATCTATGACAAACAAAGATCTAATTTTACAATGTAACTATTTTATAAATCCACAGACTTTGTCTTGACGATTGCAATAAACATAAACAAAGGGAAACCAAAGTAAAACACCAAACACAGTCAGCTGAAAATGGAGAGGGCCCAAAAGATTGGGTTTAATTGACTTAAGCCTCACTCGAGCTGCGTCTACAaatgcactcctctttcaaacgaggcatgcaaatgagggaaattgaaaaggcaaatgaggtgcagatttacatatctggtgcctcatttgcatgttctttcgaCAGAAGAAAGGCAgagtagacgcagctctttcgaaagtaaatgccatcttcgaaagagcccttcttcccataaaaaaagggaaaaaggcttcttttgaagagggggattgctttcgaaagagctgcgtctacactgcttttcttctttcaaaagaagttcttttgaaataagaatatgcaaatgaggtgccatatatgtaaatctgcacctcatttgcatttttgatttccttacttgcatgcctcttttgaaagaggaatgcaagtatggACGCAGCCTTAGTGTCTTTGACTACCAAATCTGTACAACTGGCTGAGCGTGAACCATCTTCCCGCCTCTTGCTTGTGTGTATCTTCCATTGCCGATTCGCATCCTCTGTGGATCACTGCCAGACAGCCAGCGAACAGATTTAACTGAGTGACTGGTTAGTCACAGTGCAAAGGTTTAAAGGAAGCCCTGTGACAAGAATATACAAAAACTGAGAATAACAAGTCAGAAGTGGCTTTCTCCATTACTCCATCACACGGCCCATGCTCCCTGGCAGAGGTTTCACACCATCACTGCCAGCGCAGAGTGTTTCAGAGCAAGGGATGCCAGCCCGCTgtctgcccctgagctcagcttCTCCCTGTCTGCTGTCTCTCATGGAGTCTCTGACCCCAGCAACAGTCGCGGAGCctgtgggagcagacccacaACTACAACACCCAACTCGACAACTTTCTGTGTGGAGTCCTGACTCCGCCTGGGAAACCAGCTCTCTCCTACTCCCCTCCAGGGGTCTCTCAATGAGATCTCCCCGTctctggacaacatacaagtatcATTTGAAGgctcttgaacaatatcatccatgctgcctcaggagactcCTAGATATCTCGAGGGAGGAGAGGCACACGGATACACGTGTCCTGGGAGAGTTGAACAGGACCACCACTGAAGCCGTTATCATTCACCCACAACATCTCTGGACTGGCCATGTGGTTCaggtgtctgatcagcgcctcccaaaagtGATTCTGGTTTCCAAGTTGCAGGAAAGACGGAGGAGCGTTGGGGACcagtggaagcgatataaggacgtgctgaaggcccACGCGTGTTGACacgtgggagaaccttgccctgGACCAACTCCAGTGGAGAGGGATAATCTGTGAGGGAGAGGTTCCGTTGCAGCgcagacgaggagaggcagagaagaccatcaaaaactgccccatgcccctccaacacctgccaacacctgctccttctgcgTTGAGCGTCTCCTTCCTGCCCCGCTCCGGGGCAAGAGATGGAGTCACTCCCCCTGCCTTCTGGCAGAGGGGTCTCTTCACCCCCCAGGTCAACAGATCCACAGGTGCTTTCCAAGTCCCACCCCGGCTActctggggggctggaggggcagaaaCTCAAGGCTCCGTTTGTCATGAAAAGGGGACTGAGGATCAAGCCGTTGCATGGCGGTCAGAACTCAGCCAGCCACACCCTGAGGCGCTGGGGCGGTGAACGGCCACGCAGTGCCCCCAGAAATGGGTCCCTTGCtagtgcaggggggtgggggtggaatcaGCCCCTGGGAACGAGAACCCAGCGCCGCCAGCGGGACGCTGGGGATTCTAGAACTCGGAGCCAGCCCCAGTCGCTATGGAAACCCCCTGCTCATCTCCTGTCTGCCCAGCCATTGGCTGGCTGGTTAGAGACCGGGGGATGCAGAGTGGCGAGGCGAGCGCTAGGACCCAGCAGCAGCGGGCTGGGAACAGGGACCTCTGCTCCCCGGCTCCCTCCCGGGCGGGCGGCGGCTGCTGCGGGGCCccggagccctggctgcagccgggagaggggaatctccagccgcagccgcagcaggGCCAGTCCCGCTGCTCCCCGGGAGCCGCTccccgggcgggcgggcagcgcccccagcctggccagggccctgcccggcccagcccctgcccctggcccagggcgggCAGCGCTCGGGGGGAAGGTaagagcccccggcccggcccggcccggcccggccccgggaGCGGTGCCCGGTGCCCCCGGGCgggcgggctgcagggggagggttcGGCCGCGGGCTGCTCCCCGCCGAGCTGGCTGCGATCCCCGCCCCGGGcccggggcagctgcctggggagcggggagcagagcgggaggctgaagggggctaagggagggttgggggcggggggatcaTTCCCCCATTTCTGACCCCCAGACGCCTGGTGCTcggagcagggcgggggggctcTGCCTTTCTGGGCCTCCTCCCCCCTGGACAGCGGGCCGGGGGCCGGGGCAGCGGCGCTGAGCGGGGGCCTGTGGTCGTTGCAGATGGCGGTGAGcttcgaggaggtggctgtgtatttcaccccggggcagggggcgctgctgggccccgctcagagagccctctacagggccgTCATGCAGGAGAACTACCAGGCGGTGACCTCGCTGGGTAAGGGCGTCCCGGCCCCTGGGTCATTACAAGCCGCCGGGTCCACGTCTGCGACCCTGGGCAGGTTCTGGGGGTGGATCATGTGCTTGGGAGCCCTCGTGGGAGAGACGAGCGTCTCCGTATCCCCTTGGAGGGAACAGGCCGGTCAGACACCCATAGGACGTACTCACTCACCCCCATTTCTCCAGCTTCGCAGGGGCCAGAAGCGGGGTATTGCCTTGCCTGGGTTATTTCCCCTTGCTCCATCCCTGCGGAAGGCTCTTGGTGTCGCTGGCTTGAGAACAGGCAAAAGTTCAACGCCGGACTTGCTTGTGTCTTAGGAAGTCCCCCAGCACGCACCAGTGCTGAGAACTCCTGGTGAGGATGTGACACCGTCCCCTGAACAGCCACTGCTCCCATAGGGTTTCACTGACCACAGTCCCATGGAGGGTCAGGTTAGACTTTGGGATTCTTCCGTGACAAACTCTCTCCCGAGATCCCTGAGCTGGCCAGATTCTGCCCCCTGCACAGGGTTCCCCATTCCCAAACAGGAGCTGATTGCCTGGCTGGAATGAGGAGAAGAACCGTGGGTGTCCGATCTCCAAGCTGACGAGGAAAGGGAGAGCCCAAGAGGAGCCCGCAGAagtcagggaaactgaggcagaaccaTCGGCAGAGTAAAATCGAAAAGCTGGGACTCTCAAAATGTGCCATGAGTGAGAGCCCCCGGTTCTGCCCCATCTCAACTAGGTCAGAACGCATCAGCCTCAATGCAAGTATCAGTCTTGGCTTCCCACCCAGCCTGTTAACTGTCAGATATCTCCTCCCTGACTGTCCTTCTCTGGAGTGTTTGGATAGGAAGTGGAGACAGAATCCCATATCTCCACCTCCCTCATTGTGTTGTCTTTTCTctctttgctgttctcctttccgTCTTTTCTTCCGGACACAGGCAGTGACTCctgtctggattctctctctcccaccaggTGACAGGACAGCGAGTGACAACAAGGAGGAGAACCAGCAGCAGGAAGGGCCTGAGAAGGTGGGACCACAGGCAATGTTTATGAAAAGAGTGGAAGGAAATATTTCCCAGAGCTTGGAACCAGGAAACACCTGGGCAGATCGAGCTAGATCAGCAACGCAGCTGGGAAACGACCCCGGGGAGAAACTGGATGAATCTATTCAATGCGGTGGAGGGTTGAAGGATCCCAAGGAAACCACCGTCCACGAGTCTAGTTCCAGTGAAGCCAAATCCTATAAATGctttgactgtgggaaaagcttctgttTGAGTACATGCCTTATTATGCACCGGCAAATTCACACTGGAGAGCGGTCTCACAAATGTCTTGAGTGCGGGAAAGGTTTTAGCCAGAGCTCAACGCTCCTTATccaccagagaacccacacaggagagagaccctttgGATGCCcagagtgtgggaaaagttttatGGACAGCACATCCCTTATTAAACACGGGCgtatccacacaggagagagaccctataAATGCCTCGACTGTGGGAAAGGTTTTATTGCAAATTCCGTGCTCGCTATTCACAGGAGAATCCACACGGGAGAAAGACCCTATGAGTGTCTCAAGCGTGGGAAAAACTTTATGGAAAGTTCATCACTGACTAAACACGGGTGAATCCACACAGGCAAACGACCCTATCAATGCCTTGAGTGTGGGATAAGCTTTGGGTTGAAATCGACCCTGAATGCACATCAGAAAACCC is from Carettochelys insculpta isolate YL-2023 chromosome 22, ASM3395843v1, whole genome shotgun sequence and encodes:
- the LOC142024929 gene encoding zinc finger protein 3-like, whose translation is MAVSFEEVAVYFTPGQGALLGPAQRALYRAVMQENYQAVTSLGDRTASDNKEENQQQEGPEKVGPQAMFMKRVEGNISQSLEPGNTWADRARSATQLGNDPGEKLDESIQCGGGLKDPKETTVHESSSSEAKSYKCFDCGKSFCLSTCLIMHRQIHTGERSHKCLECGKGFSQSSTLLIHQRTHTGERPFGCPECGKSFMDSTSLIKHGRIHTGERPYKCLDCGKGFIANSVLAIHRRIHTGERPYECLKRGKNFMESSSLTKHG